Proteins co-encoded in one Nitrospira sp. genomic window:
- a CDS encoding GspE/PulE family protein — translation MITQGVERHHKRQILSVPSLKKSSMAKQSRKMTMGRSLLDCIAYRGLIKQTDLDAAIEESLSREIDLETLLLDKYRVPKSALGSALSEFYQCPYVSYDERTVIDPELLKNLSFDYLRRSAWIPLKRQGTILDIVINDPHDLEKGLDIRRAFPGTTIRFSVGLRRDIEQYLLVATGQANGGSITEILGELVDEAGLERNRDAESGEIDENDSAIVRLANQVIAEAYRLGASDVHIEPYSDRKETAVRFRVDGTCFTYMHIPAVYRRAIVSRLKIMANLDIAERRKPQDGKIRYKLAKDREIELRVATLPTAGNNEDVVLRLLTAKETMPLEAMDFSQDVLQMVKELSERPHGIFLCVGPTGSGKTTTLHAVMKDINTDERKIWTAEDPIEITQEGLRQVQVHPKIGFTFAAAMRAFLRADPDVIMIGEMRDKETADVAIEASLTGHLVMSTLHTNSAVETVTRLLDMGCDSFNFADAMLGVLAMRLCKRICSQCKESYHPTQQEYDDLVQGYGARYWDKLGVTYTDDLALYRGRGCDACNHSGFKGRVALQELLVGSEEIKNLIQARARTAEILSVAMRDGMVTLLQNGIQKVLKGLTTYRQVRAVAIK, via the coding sequence ATGATCACGCAAGGCGTTGAAAGGCATCACAAACGGCAGATCCTCTCGGTACCCAGTCTGAAAAAGTCGTCGATGGCCAAACAATCTCGTAAGATGACGATGGGACGCAGTCTCCTAGACTGCATCGCCTATCGGGGGCTTATCAAACAGACTGACCTCGATGCAGCGATAGAAGAATCTCTGTCACGGGAAATTGATCTAGAAACCCTCTTGCTCGATAAGTATCGCGTGCCGAAGTCAGCGCTCGGGTCGGCGCTCAGCGAGTTTTACCAATGCCCCTACGTCTCCTATGATGAGCGAACCGTCATCGACCCGGAGCTTTTGAAGAATCTCAGTTTCGATTATCTCAGAAGGAGCGCCTGGATTCCGTTGAAACGACAGGGGACTATCCTCGACATTGTCATCAATGATCCGCACGATCTGGAGAAGGGCCTCGATATACGACGCGCGTTCCCTGGAACGACGATACGATTTTCCGTCGGGCTTCGGCGGGATATCGAACAATATCTCCTTGTCGCAACAGGGCAGGCCAACGGGGGATCGATAACCGAGATTCTTGGAGAACTCGTCGATGAAGCGGGCCTCGAGCGAAACCGGGACGCCGAGTCCGGAGAGATCGATGAAAACGATTCGGCCATCGTGCGTCTCGCAAACCAGGTGATTGCCGAGGCGTATCGATTAGGGGCCTCGGATGTCCATATTGAGCCCTATTCAGATCGCAAGGAGACGGCAGTACGGTTCCGTGTCGATGGGACCTGTTTTACCTATATGCATATTCCTGCAGTCTATCGGCGCGCCATTGTTTCGCGGCTGAAGATCATGGCCAACCTCGATATAGCCGAGAGACGGAAGCCTCAGGACGGCAAAATCCGCTACAAATTGGCGAAGGATCGTGAAATCGAATTGCGGGTAGCTACATTGCCTACAGCAGGAAACAACGAAGATGTGGTGCTGCGTCTCCTAACGGCAAAGGAAACCATGCCTTTAGAGGCCATGGACTTTTCCCAAGACGTTCTGCAGATGGTTAAAGAATTGTCCGAACGTCCGCATGGCATTTTCCTTTGTGTGGGTCCGACTGGTTCAGGGAAAACCACCACCCTGCACGCCGTAATGAAGGACATCAACACCGACGAGCGAAAGATTTGGACGGCAGAGGATCCCATTGAGATCACACAAGAAGGTTTGAGACAGGTTCAGGTCCATCCGAAAATCGGTTTTACTTTTGCCGCAGCGATGCGCGCGTTCCTTCGGGCCGATCCGGACGTGATCATGATCGGGGAGATGCGCGACAAAGAAACGGCCGATGTCGCGATAGAAGCTTCGCTCACCGGTCATCTGGTGATGAGCACGCTCCATACGAACAGCGCGGTAGAAACCGTCACTCGATTGCTGGACATGGGTTGCGACTCGTTCAACTTTGCCGACGCGATGTTGGGGGTGTTGGCTATGCGCCTCTGCAAGCGCATTTGCTCTCAGTGCAAAGAAAGCTACCACCCGACTCAGCAAGAATATGACGACCTCGTGCAAGGCTATGGAGCCCGTTATTGGGATAAGCTCGGAGTTACCTACACCGACGATTTGGCTCTCTACCGTGGAAGAGGTTGTGACGCCTGCAATCACAGTGGGTTCAAGGGAAGGGTGGCGCTGCAAGAACTCCTAGTTGGATCGGAGGAGATTAAGAATCTGATCCAAGCCAGAGCGAGGACGGCCGAAATACTTAGCGTGGCGATGCGGGATGGAATGGTCACCTTGTTGCAGAATGGCATCCAGAAAGTCCTGAAAGGTCTGACGACGTATCGGCAAGTCCGGGCTGTGGCGATAAAGTGA
- the pilV gene encoding type IV pilus modification protein PilV: MKARDEKGFTLVEVLVSAAILGIGVMGMAAMQGMAFTKNVDANDLSLVTNIASDMMERIQANRQYAWAYHNVQTLGPGNCAAVPAPPPIGVTKPAPLNIIRVVQGDCTQWRTLVLASNLTNVQGTIQVTNGVPANPSLGAMQVLVQVQWNDRGAGQRLRAVSFQTTLVAE; the protein is encoded by the coding sequence ATGAAGGCCAGGGATGAAAAAGGCTTTACCTTGGTGGAAGTCTTAGTATCGGCCGCGATTTTGGGTATCGGTGTGATGGGTATGGCGGCGATGCAAGGCATGGCCTTTACCAAGAATGTCGATGCCAATGATCTGTCGCTTGTCACGAACATCGCGTCAGACATGATGGAACGCATTCAAGCCAACCGACAGTATGCCTGGGCCTATCACAATGTTCAGACACTTGGGCCTGGTAATTGTGCAGCAGTTCCGGCTCCGCCACCAATCGGAGTGACCAAGCCGGCGCCTCTCAATATCATCCGAGTCGTTCAGGGCGATTGCACACAGTGGCGTACCTTGGTTCTGGCATCAAACCTGACCAACGTACAAGGAACGATCCAAGTTACTAACGGCGTTCCGGCCAATCCATCACTAGGAGCGATGCAAGTGCTTGTGCAGGTGCAGTGGAATGATCGCGGCGCAGGCCAACGACTCAGGGCTGTAAGCTTTCAGACAACTCTCGTCGCTGAATGA
- a CDS encoding PilW family protein, which translates to MIASQNPTIFDQRGFTLTEIMVATMMTTAIVAAGLGALTVTQKTTRMTNQVVNTQATARTGLDMITADLKLAGFGTQGLVGGVVPGAVGNCVVNGMPAALVPADNTPGGPDLGPDSISMVVPMTNSIATVGALWQLNIPAAPGTIGGAKQPIATLPLMNNAVNGMGAVIPGGTAVLPGMAVSVGGVAGSRIAPGGVTPAGLNLNPAIPDPSTFGHGTQVYLLQCITYQVIPPPDPLDLCQGNAPCLVRGVAPGVPLPGTPPNCANPNPNPLLPHPCVPVMDGVEDLQLAYACDGCNVNINGGEPDGAIDDMNGSNSFDQGDFMSGITGVNWFLQPPGSKMTTNKIRMVQVSIVARQTRTDQGTGEGISTLVQNTNTIPTISDHNHVNGVFTLGDNSTPAQQQAYLQFRRRILTRTVELRNQRY; encoded by the coding sequence ATGATCGCATCTCAAAATCCAACCATATTTGACCAGCGTGGATTTACCCTCACTGAGATTATGGTTGCTACCATGATGACCACAGCCATCGTAGCGGCGGGCTTAGGGGCCCTCACAGTCACACAAAAGACGACCAGAATGACCAATCAAGTGGTGAATACTCAAGCAACAGCGAGAACCGGCCTCGATATGATCACGGCCGACCTAAAGCTCGCAGGTTTTGGCACGCAGGGCCTGGTGGGAGGAGTCGTGCCAGGAGCAGTGGGTAACTGTGTAGTAAACGGAATGCCTGCGGCCCTGGTGCCAGCGGATAATACTCCCGGCGGGCCCGATCTCGGGCCCGATTCAATATCAATGGTCGTGCCGATGACGAATTCAATTGCCACAGTGGGGGCGCTGTGGCAGTTGAACATTCCGGCTGCGCCTGGGACGATCGGCGGTGCGAAACAACCAATAGCCACACTCCCTTTGATGAACAACGCGGTCAATGGTATGGGAGCGGTGATTCCTGGCGGAACGGCTGTATTGCCTGGAATGGCGGTCTCGGTTGGAGGTGTCGCCGGATCACGAATTGCTCCGGGAGGAGTAACCCCCGCAGGATTGAACCTGAACCCAGCCATACCAGATCCGTCGACATTTGGCCACGGCACACAAGTCTACTTACTCCAGTGCATCACCTATCAAGTCATTCCTCCACCTGATCCTCTCGATCTCTGTCAGGGCAATGCCCCTTGTTTGGTCCGCGGAGTGGCACCTGGCGTCCCTCTCCCAGGGACTCCGCCCAATTGTGCTAACCCGAATCCGAATCCTCTCCTTCCTCATCCCTGCGTGCCGGTCATGGATGGGGTAGAAGATCTACAGTTGGCCTACGCGTGCGACGGCTGCAACGTCAACATTAACGGGGGTGAGCCAGACGGTGCGATTGACGATATGAACGGATCCAACTCATTCGATCAGGGAGACTTTATGTCCGGTATCACCGGTGTAAATTGGTTCCTTCAACCGCCTGGCAGCAAGATGACCACAAACAAGATCCGCATGGTTCAGGTCAGCATTGTGGCGAGGCAAACCAGGACTGATCAAGGGACGGGCGAAGGAATATCAACCCTTGTCCAAAACACTAATACGATCCCCACGATCAGCGATCATAATCATGTGAATGGGGTGTTTACTCTCGGCGATAACAGCACGCCGGCTCAGCAACAAGCCTATCTACAGTTTAGGAGACGAATCCTAACCAGGACAGTCGAACTCAGAAACCAGAGGTACTAA
- a CDS encoding IS110 family transposase — protein sequence MERVLERCAGLDVHKETVAVCVRVAGPGGERLQHVRTFGTTTAELLTLRDWLTTHGVTHVAMESTGVYWKPIYYVLEEAFTCLLVNAAHMRNVPGRKTDVQDGVWIAQLLEHGLLRGSFVPPAPIRELRDLTRYRKTLIQERAREVQRLHKVLEDAGVKLASVATDILGVSGRAMLDALVAGTTDPEVLADLARGRLRAKLSALQQALTGRFRRHHAFLVSELLSHLDYLEEAIERLSQRIEEQLRPFAEVVAPLDAIPGVNQRTIEGIVAEIGVDMASFPSDRHLSSWTGICPGHHESAGKRQSGKPRKGNRWLRTTLTEAALAAIRVKDSRLAARYRRLMRHRGHKKAVVAVGHTILVVVYHMLKDRVPYHEVGAAYLDQRDREQATRRHVKQLERLGHRVILEPAA from the coding sequence ATGGAGCGAGTACTCGAGCGATGCGCGGGACTGGATGTGCACAAAGAGACCGTCGCGGTGTGCGTGCGGGTGGCAGGGCCAGGGGGCGAACGCCTCCAGCACGTGCGGACCTTTGGCACGACGACGGCTGAGTTGCTGACGTTGCGGGATTGGCTGACCACCCACGGGGTCACCCACGTGGCCATGGAGAGCACGGGGGTGTACTGGAAGCCGATCTATTACGTGCTCGAAGAGGCCTTCACGTGTCTCTTGGTCAATGCTGCTCACATGCGCAACGTGCCAGGTCGCAAGACCGACGTTCAAGACGGCGTCTGGATCGCGCAATTGCTGGAGCATGGGCTGCTGCGGGGCAGCTTCGTGCCGCCGGCCCCGATCCGGGAGCTCCGGGATCTGACGCGCTACCGCAAAACGCTCATTCAGGAACGCGCCCGCGAAGTCCAGCGGCTGCACAAGGTCCTGGAAGATGCCGGCGTGAAATTGGCGTCGGTCGCCACCGATATCCTGGGCGTGTCGGGCCGGGCGATGCTGGACGCGCTGGTCGCTGGTACCACGGACCCCGAGGTGTTGGCCGACTTGGCCCGGGGGCGCTTGCGCGCCAAGCTGTCGGCGTTGCAACAGGCTCTGACCGGCCGCTTTCGTCGGCATCATGCGTTCCTGGTGAGTGAACTCCTGTCGCATCTGGACTATCTGGAGGAGGCCATTGAACGCCTGAGCCAGCGCATCGAGGAGCAGCTCCGCCCTTTTGCAGAGGTGGTGGCCCCGCTGGATGCGATCCCGGGGGTGAACCAGCGCACGATTGAAGGGATCGTGGCCGAGATCGGCGTCGACATGGCCTCCTTTCCTTCGGATCGCCATCTCAGCAGTTGGACGGGCATCTGTCCGGGGCACCACGAGAGTGCGGGCAAGCGGCAGAGCGGCAAGCCCCGCAAGGGCAACCGCTGGCTGCGCACCACGTTGACGGAAGCCGCCTTGGCCGCGATTCGGGTCAAAGACAGTCGGCTCGCCGCTCGCTACCGGCGCCTCATGCGGCATCGCGGGCACAAGAAAGCGGTGGTGGCAGTCGGGCATACGATCCTCGTAGTCGTCTATCACATGCTGAAGGACCGTGTGCCCTACCACGAGGTGGGCGCTGCCTACCTCGATCAACGGGATCGAGAGCAGGCCACCCGCCGGCACGTCAAGCAGTTGGAGCGCTTGGGCCATCGCGTGATCCTTGAGCCAGCCGCCTAA
- a CDS encoding PilZ domain-containing protein, translated as MKQESRKVQRFAVQLPCKFGSNKDKLNGIVLNLSAQGCAMLAEQLPSVSTHVSLEIDLLNGEAPADIELAGVRWISGQRCGLEFIRVSPEMLTRLQAFALLLEKAS; from the coding sequence ATGAAACAAGAGTCTCGCAAGGTCCAACGGTTCGCCGTCCAGCTTCCTTGCAAATTTGGGAGCAATAAGGACAAGTTGAACGGAATTGTCTTAAATCTTTCGGCACAGGGATGTGCCATGCTGGCGGAGCAACTTCCGTCCGTATCGACCCACGTTTCGCTGGAGATCGATCTCTTGAACGGCGAAGCTCCTGCCGACATCGAATTGGCTGGAGTTCGCTGGATATCTGGACAACGATGTGGGCTGGAATTTATCCGCGTCTCACCCGAAATGTTGACGCGGTTGCAGGCTTTCGCTTTGCTGCTGGAGAAGGCGTCTTAA
- a CDS encoding PilC/PilY family type IV pilus protein — translation MNSRNLALRGTAVLVLIGCLALPAVGKAQTMDQYYTVPPFVSDQVSPNIILVLDNSGSMSGLGCDRTDDGDCVDAADLVFTNTTNWSGYFDTLTCYTYDTGDTRFEPTTAKATLATACPSTQWDGNFLNWATFRRFDALKKAMSGGDCFVARAADGSCPTNGSPALKTVRAQVSGVNTELALVNYNAGAGANTYVGRIPSADRGSNPATIYIGTDAAYFCVDNDNSFDSNCGDSFSQRKYEIKVGYSLEQTGVIQQIGASARFGLFEFKPTGDGARMLVGVGSRQSIDFNGSTVETFNTNTAAMLDAVQESFPSTWTPLSESLYETTRYVAQIKSTYLSGSYVYPVAYSGGNSNGVSFQGTGEGSIGASELTVLTGTEVCPPGYITNACGRDPYFFGSNHTPAWASTSTQVACCKTFIILVTDGEPTQDTNIPAGLQDYAHGRHGLHCVGGNATIHAPNGTCNTNSTTPPATLLGEHKTDYASSGNHYLDDVAYWAHTNDLRPCNGTADGMIPVLAVTGHCLQGFQNLTVYTFFAFGNIAGREILMHTAQLGGFEDSNGNNIPDLVSEWDKVINATGAPGTDGIPDNYFESSNVDDLQDRLMATITAILRKSASGTSVSVLSSSSTGEGSIYQAYFFTSDIGQGGANVKWTGYAHGLFVDGFGNFREDTVKDGVLDYRNDLIITTRYDNNPLSPTYRKVLVDKYVDLNGDGVADNSAPTILGDDLKNIKPIWEAGAELANTPSASRKILTWVDSNINGLVDPAEQIDFSTVNCNALRDYLRYPGDVCSGSSNAVNLINFIRGDEVAGLRTRMIETPLGSGTFKVWKLGDAIHSTPTIVAAPRARFDLIYGDASYNAYYLQYRNRRQVMYLGANDGMLHAFNGGFYHRGDDPATPGTVEHGWFTKNPTDNSSGPNLGAELWGFVPMHLLPQLQWLARTDYTHVYYVDLKPTVADVRIFTPDADHPGGWGTILIGGFRMGGSCGRCVVGSGAPPMTATIGGVPRTFYSAFFVLDITNPEVDPKLLWTFSDIDLGLTTSTPTVVRTNPTGDAITSKVNEKWYVVFGSGPNSYQGDLPTPPTQSAALYTVDLAAGPGIGNVNVTRMPVGTLRSFMTGLISADKDLDFRTDVVYAGRTLHDGSLPWRGKMYRLTMGCTAAPCLPISWGIASGGNRVPTEMIDTFNDPLLGTVELGPVTAAPTWTIDDSNQVWVFFGTGRYIGNSDKVDNTIQRLYGMKDKVVNGFCTQSNQLSCWTNDLVDATNAVVCIVCSGSTNQVTDPTNPGVTTFNGTGTTSMVGLVASKDGWRVTLPGPVSITNGGIVTNYSAERSVVIPALFGGTVFFPTFTPTSDFCASDGASYLYGLFYKTGTASMSPVIGTSTSGSNTNVTTKVSLGVGMASALSVHFGYEGGGGGGTGPGAKVCSQMSNSSTICTNTGKGDTYSRFVSWVHQRD, via the coding sequence ATGAATAGCCGGAACCTTGCGCTTCGTGGAACCGCCGTACTCGTGCTGATCGGTTGCCTTGCGCTGCCTGCGGTGGGCAAGGCCCAGACGATGGATCAGTACTATACCGTGCCTCCCTTTGTCAGCGATCAGGTCTCGCCGAACATCATCCTGGTGCTCGATAACTCCGGCAGTATGAGCGGTTTAGGGTGTGATCGCACTGATGACGGAGACTGTGTGGATGCTGCGGATCTCGTGTTCACAAACACCACGAACTGGTCCGGCTACTTTGATACGTTGACCTGTTATACGTACGATACAGGGGATACACGTTTTGAACCAACAACTGCGAAGGCGACCCTAGCCACGGCCTGCCCGAGTACTCAGTGGGATGGTAACTTTCTCAATTGGGCCACATTCCGGCGATTCGATGCGCTCAAGAAAGCCATGAGTGGAGGTGATTGTTTTGTGGCCCGTGCGGCTGATGGATCTTGCCCGACAAACGGAAGCCCCGCGCTGAAGACGGTGAGGGCTCAGGTGTCGGGGGTGAATACAGAATTGGCACTCGTGAACTATAACGCTGGTGCAGGGGCTAACACCTATGTGGGTAGGATTCCTTCAGCTGATAGGGGGAGCAATCCAGCAACTATATATATTGGCACCGATGCTGCCTATTTCTGCGTCGACAACGACAACAGTTTTGATAGCAACTGCGGTGATAGCTTCAGCCAGCGGAAATATGAAATCAAGGTCGGCTATAGCCTCGAGCAAACGGGTGTCATCCAGCAGATCGGAGCTTCCGCACGATTCGGTCTCTTTGAATTCAAACCGACCGGCGATGGCGCCCGGATGTTGGTGGGGGTTGGATCACGTCAATCAATCGACTTCAATGGCAGTACTGTAGAAACGTTCAACACCAATACGGCTGCCATGCTGGATGCAGTTCAGGAATCATTCCCCTCGACCTGGACACCCCTCTCTGAGTCGCTCTATGAAACGACGCGTTACGTGGCACAGATTAAGTCAACCTACCTCTCTGGATCGTACGTGTACCCGGTTGCATATTCTGGGGGTAATTCAAACGGGGTGAGTTTTCAGGGAACAGGAGAGGGATCCATCGGGGCTTCAGAACTTACCGTTCTGACCGGCACGGAGGTCTGTCCACCCGGCTACATCACCAATGCTTGTGGGCGAGATCCTTATTTTTTTGGCAGCAATCACACACCGGCATGGGCGTCCACCTCTACTCAGGTGGCTTGTTGTAAGACCTTTATCATCCTCGTAACAGACGGAGAACCGACTCAGGATACGAACATTCCTGCCGGGTTGCAGGACTATGCTCATGGGAGACACGGGCTCCATTGTGTTGGAGGCAACGCCACGATTCATGCGCCGAACGGGACGTGCAATACGAATAGTACTACTCCCCCGGCTACCCTGCTTGGTGAACATAAAACAGATTATGCCAGCAGTGGGAACCACTACCTTGACGACGTCGCCTACTGGGCCCATACGAATGATCTTCGGCCCTGTAATGGGACAGCCGACGGGATGATTCCGGTTCTTGCTGTGACAGGCCATTGCCTGCAAGGGTTCCAGAATCTCACTGTCTATACATTCTTTGCCTTCGGGAACATCGCCGGGCGTGAAATCCTGATGCACACCGCCCAGCTCGGTGGATTTGAGGATAGTAATGGTAACAATATCCCTGACTTGGTTTCAGAATGGGACAAAGTCATCAACGCTACCGGCGCTCCAGGAACCGACGGTATCCCAGATAATTATTTCGAATCTTCGAACGTCGATGACCTCCAAGATCGCCTGATGGCCACGATCACCGCTATCTTGCGGAAGAGCGCCTCCGGTACGTCGGTCTCTGTGTTGTCATCGTCCTCGACTGGTGAGGGATCGATCTACCAGGCCTATTTCTTCACTAGCGACATCGGACAGGGTGGAGCGAACGTCAAGTGGACGGGCTATGCCCATGGCCTGTTCGTCGATGGGTTCGGCAACTTCAGAGAAGATACCGTAAAGGATGGTGTGCTCGATTATAGGAACGATCTGATCATTACGACGAGGTACGACAATAATCCACTCAGCCCAACGTATAGAAAAGTGTTAGTGGACAAGTATGTGGATCTCAATGGTGACGGTGTCGCTGATAATTCCGCGCCGACCATCCTCGGCGATGATCTGAAGAATATCAAGCCGATCTGGGAGGCCGGTGCGGAACTCGCGAACACTCCCTCCGCATCGCGCAAGATTCTCACATGGGTTGATTCAAATATTAATGGCCTCGTGGATCCTGCTGAGCAGATCGATTTCAGTACAGTGAACTGTAACGCCTTGAGGGACTATCTTCGCTATCCGGGGGATGTTTGTTCGGGTAGCAGTAATGCCGTGAATCTCATCAATTTCATCCGGGGCGATGAAGTGGCAGGGTTGCGCACCAGGATGATCGAGACTCCGCTCGGCAGCGGAACGTTCAAGGTCTGGAAACTCGGTGACGCGATTCACTCCACGCCGACCATTGTTGCCGCACCAAGAGCTCGGTTTGATTTGATATACGGCGATGCATCATATAATGCCTACTATCTGCAGTATCGTAACAGGCGGCAGGTGATGTACCTGGGAGCGAATGATGGGATGCTCCACGCCTTCAACGGCGGCTTCTATCACAGGGGCGATGACCCAGCGACTCCCGGAACAGTCGAGCACGGGTGGTTCACCAAGAACCCTACTGATAATTCAAGTGGGCCAAATCTGGGAGCCGAGCTGTGGGGATTTGTTCCGATGCACTTGCTTCCCCAACTGCAATGGTTGGCAAGGACCGACTATACGCATGTCTATTACGTCGATCTCAAGCCGACTGTGGCAGATGTCCGCATCTTCACGCCGGATGCCGATCACCCAGGAGGATGGGGCACGATTCTGATCGGAGGGTTCCGCATGGGTGGGAGCTGCGGAAGATGTGTCGTAGGGTCTGGTGCGCCTCCCATGACGGCCACTATCGGTGGTGTCCCGCGTACGTTCTATAGCGCGTTCTTTGTCCTCGACATCACTAACCCCGAAGTAGATCCGAAACTCTTATGGACCTTCTCCGATATTGACCTTGGTCTGACAACCAGCACTCCGACCGTTGTTCGGACGAATCCGACAGGTGATGCCATAACGAGCAAGGTCAATGAGAAGTGGTATGTCGTGTTCGGGTCTGGTCCCAATAGTTATCAAGGAGACCTTCCAACCCCGCCGACTCAGTCAGCGGCTCTCTACACGGTGGATCTGGCTGCGGGACCTGGCATAGGCAACGTCAATGTAACCCGTATGCCTGTAGGGACCCTTCGATCCTTCATGACAGGCCTGATCTCGGCCGATAAGGATCTCGATTTCAGGACGGATGTCGTGTATGCGGGACGAACTTTGCATGACGGGTCTCTGCCTTGGAGAGGGAAAATGTATCGTCTCACGATGGGCTGTACGGCAGCTCCCTGTTTGCCGATCAGCTGGGGGATAGCAAGCGGGGGCAATCGTGTGCCGACCGAAATGATTGATACTTTCAACGATCCTCTACTTGGAACAGTTGAATTAGGTCCTGTGACCGCTGCTCCGACCTGGACAATCGATGATAGTAATCAAGTGTGGGTCTTCTTTGGAACGGGACGATATATCGGGAATTCCGACAAGGTTGATAACACCATCCAGCGCTTGTACGGCATGAAAGACAAAGTGGTGAACGGATTCTGCACACAGTCCAACCAGCTCAGTTGTTGGACGAATGATCTTGTCGATGCAACGAACGCCGTGGTCTGCATTGTTTGCAGTGGCTCCACCAATCAAGTAACTGATCCGACCAATCCTGGTGTCACAACGTTCAACGGAACGGGAACGACCTCGATGGTCGGCCTGGTGGCCTCGAAAGATGGTTGGCGCGTCACCTTGCCAGGTCCAGTCAGTATTACGAATGGAGGCATTGTCACGAACTACTCAGCTGAACGGTCTGTCGTGATTCCGGCTCTGTTTGGAGGGACGGTCTTCTTTCCGACCTTCACTCCGACATCCGATTTCTGCGCCTCGGACGGGGCCAGCTATCTCTATGGGCTCTTCTACAAGACTGGAACTGCCTCCATGTCACCGGTTATTGGAACTTCGACGTCCGGTAGCAATACCAATGTGACGACGAAAGTCTCGCTTGGGGTTGGTATGGCCTCTGCCTTGTCAGTCCACTTCGGCTATGAAGGAGGAGGCGGTGGAGGAACCGGCCCAGGAGCCAAGGTATGCTCGCAGATGAGTAATAGCAGCACGATATGCACGAATACGGGCAAAGGCGACACTTATAGTAGGTTCGTCAGCTGGGTCCATCAACGGGACTAG